In one window of Candidatus Schekmanbacteria bacterium DNA:
- the gatA gene encoding Asp-tRNA(Asn)/Glu-tRNA(Gln) amidotransferase subunit GatA translates to MDLYRKTIWQLRELLDRGEIKPEEVLDSVLRRIEEVNGKINGYITVLEDYAKNQIEKGLPEGPLSGVPIAVKDNICIKDQLTTCASKILYNFRPPYNADVTERLLNAGAVICGKTNLDEFAMGSSTENSYFGPTRNPWNVECAPGGSSGGSAAVVSADACIAALGSDTGGSIRQPASFCGMVGMKPTYGAVSRYGLVAFASSLDQIGPMTKDVRDCAMLLNVISGYDRRDSTSLKFDRPDYTKALTGEIKGIRVGIPSEYFGEGLNQEVADAVKKGIEYLSSSGAEIIDISLPHTDYAVSCYYILATAEASSNLARYDGVKYGYRTEKSSNLIDMYFKTRGEGFGAEVKRRIMLGTYALSSGYYDAYYAKAQKVRTLIKEDFDKAFEKVDVIVTPTSPTTAFKIGEKADDPLQMYLSDIFTISVNLGGLPAISIPCGFDSKSLPIGFQIISKHFDESTLLRCAYFLEEKFAVKDKKPPL, encoded by the coding sequence ATGGATTTATATAGAAAGACCATTTGGCAGTTGAGAGAGCTTTTAGATAGGGGTGAAATCAAGCCGGAAGAGGTCCTCGATTCGGTCCTCAGAAGGATTGAAGAAGTCAATGGGAAGATTAATGGCTATATAACAGTGCTTGAAGACTATGCTAAAAATCAAATCGAAAAAGGCCTTCCAGAGGGACCCCTTTCAGGAGTTCCCATTGCAGTCAAGGATAATATTTGTATAAAAGATCAATTGACTACCTGTGCCTCTAAAATTCTCTATAATTTTAGGCCCCCATATAATGCCGATGTTACGGAAAGACTGCTCAATGCAGGGGCAGTCATTTGTGGGAAGACGAATCTCGATGAATTTGCAATGGGATCATCTACGGAAAATTCCTATTTTGGGCCAACAAGAAATCCATGGAATGTTGAATGTGCCCCCGGAGGTTCGAGTGGCGGCTCTGCTGCTGTAGTTTCAGCAGACGCCTGCATCGCCGCTCTTGGTTCTGATACAGGAGGTTCAATTCGTCAACCAGCATCATTTTGTGGAATGGTGGGAATGAAGCCCACCTATGGTGCAGTATCAAGATATGGTCTTGTGGCATTTGCATCGTCACTTGATCAGATTGGTCCAATGACAAAGGATGTAAGGGATTGTGCAATGCTTCTTAATGTTATTTCAGGTTATGACAGAAGAGATTCAACATCTCTTAAATTTGACAGGCCTGATTATACAAAGGCACTCACAGGAGAAATCAAAGGGATTAGGGTAGGCATTCCTTCAGAATATTTTGGTGAAGGATTGAATCAAGAAGTTGCTGATGCCGTGAAAAAAGGCATTGAATATCTATCATCATCAGGAGCTGAAATTATAGACATTTCACTGCCTCATACTGATTATGCAGTAAGCTGTTATTATATTCTTGCAACAGCAGAAGCTTCCTCAAATCTTGCTCGCTATGATGGTGTAAAATATGGATATAGAACAGAAAAATCTTCCAATCTCATAGATATGTATTTCAAAACAAGAGGTGAAGGCTTTGGAGCGGAGGTCAAAAGACGAATTATGCTTGGCACATATGCCCTCAGTTCAGGTTATTATGATGCATATTATGCAAAGGCGCAAAAAGTAAGGACACTAATCAAGGAAGATTTCGATAAGGCATTCGAGAAGGTTGATGTTATCGTTACTCCAACATCTCCAACAACTGCCTTCAAAATTGGCGAGAAAGCAGATGACCCGCTGCAGATGTATCTTTCAGATATATTTACTATTTCTGTAAATCTTGGAGGGCTTCCGGCTATCTCAATTCCCTGCGGTTTCGACAGCAAGAGCTTGCCAATAGGATTTCAGATAATTTCTAAACATTTTGATGAATCGACTTTATTGAGATGTGCTTATTTTCTCGAGGAAAAATTTGCG
- the gatC gene encoding Asp-tRNA(Asn)/Glu-tRNA(Gln) amidotransferase subunit GatC, which yields MMKLSLDEVKYVAQLARIEFSDEELEKFRTQLDAIIGYIEKMNELDTENVKPTSHVVDVNNVLREDEVGNSLPREEVLKNAPCSENGFFKVPKIIE from the coding sequence ATTATGAAGCTTTCATTGGATGAAGTCAAATATGTTGCTCAACTGGCACGCATAGAATTTAGTGATGAGGAGCTCGAGAAGTTTAGAACACAGCTTGATGCAATTATTGGCTATATAGAAAAAATGAACGAACTTGATACTGAAAATGTTAAACCAACTTCTCATGTAGTTGATGTAAATAATGTTCTGCGTGAAGATGAAGTTGGCAATTCACTGCCTCGTGAAGAAGTATTGAAAAATGCGCCATGCAGTGAAAATGGCTTTTTTAAAGTTCCAAAAATCATCGAATAG